One region of Thiomonas intermedia genomic DNA includes:
- the gcvP gene encoding aminomethyl-transferring glycine dehydrogenase: MLMSTQPALRELEDAQAFQRRHIGPDAADQQRMLSALGASDLSGLMQAVIPAAIRRQQAFDLPAAVDEAQALKELRGLASSNQVMRSYIGQGYFNALMPGVIQRNVLENPAWYTAYTPYQPEISQGRLEALLNFQTMVADLTGMDVSNASMLDEATAAAEAMTLALRSSKSKSQRFFVADDVLPQTLEVLHTRAAPLGIEVVSGAVDEALEGEYFGVLLQYPGVDGAVRDDRERIAALKARGILVVVAADLLALTLLMSPGELGADIACGTTQRFGLPLGLGGPHAGYLAVRDALKRSLPGRLVGVSQDAHGQPAYRLALQTREQHIRREKATSNICTAQVLPAVLASMYAVYHGPEGLRRIAQRVHAYAVLLARGLEQAGLPVLNADFFDTLTVHTGARTADVHAAALSRGINFRRIGEQHVAVSLDETVTRADLADILACFGVDAAPLFTAAEKGVAPRWPQQLARTSEILSHPVFRRYHSETEMLRYLRRLADKDIALDRAMIPLGSCTMKLNATSEMVPITWPEFASIHPFAPPDQTRGYAQLAQQLEQWLCAATGYDAMCLQPNAGSQGEYAGLLVIRAYHASRGEGHRDVCLIPSSAHGTNPASAQMVGMRVVVTACDAQGNVDLADLRAKAEQHAGQLAACMITYPSTHGVFETEVRAICDIIHEHGGQVYVDGANMNALVGLASPPEFGADVSHLNLHKTFCIPHGGGGPGVGPIGVRAHLAPFLPVHRAAGLEREGAVGAVSATPLGNASVLPISWMYMRMMGADGLTQASRVAILSANYIAEKLKDHYPVLYTGENGRVAHECILDLRPLKDATGISNEDVAKRLMDYGFHAPTMSFPVPGTLMIEPTESEALAELDRFIDAMIAIRAEIARVEKGDWPREDNPLKSAPHTAGSVLGADWAHAHSREEAAFPTPALKASKYWPPVGRVDNAWGDRNLQCACLPISDYA, translated from the coding sequence ATGTTGATGTCCACCCAACCCGCGCTGCGCGAACTCGAAGACGCGCAGGCCTTCCAGCGCCGCCACATCGGCCCCGACGCGGCCGATCAGCAACGCATGCTGTCTGCGCTGGGCGCGAGCGACCTCTCCGGCCTGATGCAGGCGGTGATTCCGGCGGCCATCCGCCGCCAGCAGGCCTTCGATCTGCCGGCCGCCGTCGACGAAGCTCAGGCGTTGAAGGAATTGCGCGGCCTCGCCAGCAGCAACCAGGTGATGCGCAGCTACATCGGCCAAGGCTATTTCAACGCCTTGATGCCCGGCGTCATCCAGCGCAATGTGCTGGAAAATCCCGCCTGGTACACCGCCTACACGCCTTACCAGCCCGAGATCAGCCAAGGGCGCCTGGAGGCGCTGCTCAATTTCCAGACCATGGTCGCCGATCTCACCGGCATGGATGTATCCAACGCCTCCATGCTCGACGAAGCGACCGCGGCCGCCGAGGCCATGACCCTGGCGTTGCGATCGAGCAAGAGCAAGTCGCAGCGCTTCTTCGTGGCCGACGATGTGCTGCCGCAAACCCTCGAAGTGCTGCACACCCGTGCCGCGCCACTTGGCATCGAGGTGGTCAGCGGTGCGGTGGATGAAGCGCTCGAAGGCGAGTATTTCGGCGTGCTGCTGCAGTATCCCGGCGTGGACGGCGCCGTGCGCGATGACCGCGAGCGCATCGCCGCGCTCAAGGCCCGGGGCATCCTGGTGGTCGTGGCGGCCGACCTTCTGGCGCTCACCCTGCTGATGTCGCCGGGCGAACTAGGCGCCGACATCGCCTGCGGCACGACCCAGCGCTTCGGTCTGCCGCTGGGCCTGGGCGGCCCGCACGCCGGCTATCTGGCGGTGCGCGATGCGCTCAAGCGCTCGTTGCCCGGTCGTCTGGTCGGCGTCAGCCAGGACGCGCACGGACAACCGGCCTACCGCCTGGCGCTGCAAACCCGCGAGCAGCACATCCGCCGCGAAAAGGCCACCAGCAATATCTGCACCGCGCAGGTGCTGCCGGCCGTGCTGGCGAGCATGTATGCGGTCTATCACGGCCCCGAGGGGCTGCGCCGCATTGCCCAGCGGGTGCACGCCTATGCCGTGTTGCTGGCGCGGGGCCTGGAGCAGGCGGGTCTGCCGGTGCTCAATGCCGACTTTTTCGACACCCTCACGGTGCATACGGGCGCGCGCACCGCAGACGTGCATGCGGCAGCGCTGTCGCGGGGCATCAACTTCCGCCGCATCGGCGAACAGCATGTCGCGGTATCGCTGGACGAAACCGTGACCCGCGCCGATCTGGCCGACATCCTGGCCTGCTTTGGCGTGGATGCAGCGCCGCTGTTCACCGCGGCCGAGAAAGGCGTGGCGCCGCGCTGGCCGCAGCAGCTCGCCCGCACCAGCGAAATCCTCAGTCATCCGGTGTTCCGCCGCTATCACAGCGAAACCGAGATGCTGCGCTACCTGCGCCGTCTGGCCGACAAAGACATTGCGCTCGACCGCGCCATGATTCCGCTGGGCTCCTGCACCATGAAGCTCAACGCCACGAGCGAGATGGTGCCCATCACCTGGCCCGAGTTCGCGTCCATCCATCCCTTTGCGCCGCCCGACCAGACGCGCGGCTATGCCCAGCTCGCGCAGCAGCTCGAACAATGGTTGTGCGCCGCCACGGGCTACGACGCCATGTGCCTGCAGCCAAACGCCGGATCGCAGGGCGAGTACGCCGGCCTGCTGGTCATTCGCGCCTATCACGCCAGTCGGGGGGAAGGGCATCGCGATGTCTGCCTCATTCCATCGTCGGCCCACGGCACCAACCCCGCCTCGGCCCAGATGGTGGGCATGCGGGTGGTCGTCACCGCCTGCGATGCTCAGGGCAACGTCGATCTGGCCGATCTGCGCGCCAAGGCCGAGCAGCACGCGGGCCAGCTCGCCGCGTGCATGATCACCTACCCGAGCACGCACGGCGTGTTCGAGACCGAAGTGCGCGCCATCTGCGACATCATCCATGAGCATGGCGGGCAGGTGTATGTCGACGGCGCGAATATGAACGCGCTGGTCGGCCTGGCCAGTCCGCCCGAGTTCGGCGCGGACGTGTCGCACCTCAATCTGCACAAGACCTTCTGCATTCCGCACGGCGGCGGCGGCCCGGGCGTGGGGCCGATCGGCGTGCGCGCCCACCTTGCCCCGTTCCTGCCGGTGCATCGTGCCGCGGGCTTGGAGCGTGAAGGCGCCGTCGGTGCGGTCAGCGCCACGCCGCTGGGCAATGCCAGCGTGCTGCCGATTTCGTGGATGTATATGCGCATGATGGGCGCGGACGGCCTGACCCAGGCCAGCCGCGTGGCCATTCTGTCGGCCAACTACATCGCCGAGAAGCTCAAGGACCACTATCCGGTGCTCTACACCGGCGAGAACGGCCGCGTGGCGCACGAGTGCATTCTCGACCTGCGCCCGCTGAAGGACGCCACGGGCATCAGCAACGAAGACGTGGCCAAGCGCCTGATGGACTACGGCTTCCATGCGCCGACCATGAGCTTCCCGGTGCCCGGCACGCTGATGATCGAGCCGACCGAAAGCGAGGCGCTCGCGGAACTCGACCGCTTCATCGACGCCATGATCGCCATCCGCGCCGAGATTGCCCGGGTGGAAAAGGGGGATTGGCCACGCGAGGACAATCCGCTCAAGTCCGCCCCGCATACCGCAGGCAGCGTGCTCGGCGCGGATTGGGCGCATGCCCACAGCCGCGAGGAGGCCGCTTTCCCGACGCCGGCGCTGAAGGCAAGCAAGTACTGGCCGCCCGTGGGCCGGGTGGACAACGCCTGGGGCGACCGCAACCTGCAGTGCGCCTGCCTGCCCATCAGCGACTACGCCTAA
- the gcvH gene encoding glycine cleavage system protein GcvH, with the protein MSLKFTPDHEWIRVDAAGVATVGITPHAQDALGDVVFVDLPEVGRAVAAHDTVGVVESVKAAADVFSPVSGEVTEVNETLRADPSLANTDPQDSGWFFRIKLSDPGQLDGLMDEAAYAELLKSA; encoded by the coding sequence ATGAGCCTGAAATTCACCCCCGACCATGAATGGATTCGCGTTGACGCCGCCGGCGTTGCCACGGTGGGCATCACCCCCCATGCGCAAGATGCGCTGGGCGATGTTGTGTTCGTCGATCTGCCCGAGGTGGGCCGCGCCGTCGCCGCACACGACACCGTGGGCGTGGTCGAGTCGGTGAAAGCCGCAGCCGACGTGTTCAGCCCGGTTTCGGGCGAAGTGACCGAGGTGAACGAAACCCTGCGCGCCGATCCCTCGCTGGCCAACACCGATCCGCAGGACAGCGGCTGGTTCTTCCGCATCAAGCTGTCCGACCCAGGCCAGCTCGACGGCCTCATGGACGAAGCCGCCTACGCCGAACTGCTCAAGAGCGCCTGA
- a CDS encoding threonine aldolase family protein has translation MHTPEIRQHFASDNYAGICPEALHWLLQANASGHQPAYGDDGWTHRVSDRLRELFQTDCDVYFVFNGTSANSLALASMCQSYHSVICTPVAHIETDECGCPEFFSGGSKLLITEAESAQARRGKLTPDAIDALVTKRSDIHFPKPKVVSITQATELGTVYSVEEVRAIAAMAKRHHLKLHMDGARFANAVATLGCHPSDITWRAGVDVLCFGGTKNGLPVGEAVVFFDRDMSADFAWRVKQAGQLASKMRFISAPWLGMLENDTWLRHASHANAMAQRLYAAIHAVPGVRVMHPPEANAVFAHLPRAVIDTLHGKGWRFYEFIADGGCRLMCAWDTTPESVDAFAADLVAASEAQA, from the coding sequence ATGCACACCCCTGAAATCCGACAACATTTCGCCAGCGACAACTACGCTGGCATCTGCCCCGAAGCCCTGCACTGGCTGCTGCAGGCCAATGCCTCGGGCCATCAGCCGGCCTACGGCGACGACGGCTGGACGCATCGCGTCTCCGACCGGCTGCGCGAGCTGTTCCAGACCGACTGCGACGTCTACTTCGTGTTCAACGGCACCTCGGCCAATTCGCTGGCGCTGGCGTCCATGTGCCAGAGCTATCACTCGGTGATCTGCACCCCGGTGGCCCACATCGAAACCGACGAGTGCGGCTGCCCGGAGTTTTTCTCCGGCGGGTCGAAATTGCTGATCACCGAGGCCGAAAGCGCGCAGGCGCGGCGCGGCAAGCTCACGCCCGATGCCATCGACGCACTGGTCACCAAGCGCAGCGACATCCACTTCCCCAAGCCCAAGGTCGTCTCCATCACCCAGGCCACCGAACTCGGTACCGTGTACAGCGTCGAGGAGGTGAGGGCGATTGCCGCCATGGCCAAGCGCCACCATCTCAAGCTGCACATGGACGGCGCGCGCTTCGCCAACGCCGTGGCCACGCTGGGCTGTCATCCGAGCGACATCACCTGGCGCGCCGGCGTGGACGTGCTGTGCTTCGGCGGCACCAAGAACGGCCTGCCGGTGGGCGAGGCCGTGGTGTTCTTCGACCGCGACATGTCCGCCGATTTTGCCTGGCGGGTGAAGCAGGCCGGACAACTCGCCTCGAAAATGCGCTTCATTTCCGCGCCCTGGCTGGGCATGCTGGAAAACGACACCTGGCTGCGTCACGCCAGTCATGCCAACGCCATGGCGCAGCGCTTGTACGCGGCCATCCATGCGGTGCCCGGCGTGCGGGTGATGCATCCGCCCGAGGCCAACGCCGTGTTCGCCCATCTGCCTCGTGCCGTCATCGACACCCTGCACGGCAAGGGCTGGCGCTTCTACGAATTCATCGCCGACGGCGGCTGCCGCCTGATGTGTGCCTGGGACACCACGCCGGAATCGGTCGACGCTTTCGCTGCCGACCTCGTCGCGGCCAGCGAGGCGCAGGCCTGA
- the gcvT gene encoding glycine cleavage system aminomethyltransferase GcvT — protein sequence MSHTASDLISTPLHALHLELGARMVPFAGYAMPVQYPAGILSEHLHTRQGAGLFDISHMGQVALRGDAAAAALESLVPMDIQGLPEGKQRYALFTEAQGGILDDLMVIPRQRADRAGQELFLIVNAACKAQDIALLQTLSDRCEVVPMPEQALLALQGPQAVPTFARLVPQAADLIFMMGAWMDVPAAGGPVRIFATRSGYTGEDGLEISVAAADADRLARLLLSLPEVKPIGLGARDTLRLEAGLCLYGHDIDVSTTPVEAGLTWAIQKVRRTGGARAGGFPGADIILSQIDNPTLAPRRRIGLIGLDRTPVREGVDLLAADGRHAGRVTSGSFAPSAGGPVAMAYVTAEFAVPGGTLYAQVRGRAVPMQLQPMPFVPHRYWRG from the coding sequence CATGCGCTGCACCTCGAACTGGGTGCCCGCATGGTGCCCTTTGCGGGCTACGCCATGCCGGTGCAGTATCCGGCGGGCATTCTGTCGGAGCACCTCCATACTCGACAGGGTGCGGGCTTGTTCGACATTTCGCATATGGGCCAAGTGGCGTTGCGCGGCGACGCTGCGGCTGCGGCGCTGGAGTCACTGGTTCCCATGGACATCCAGGGATTGCCCGAGGGCAAGCAACGCTATGCGCTTTTCACCGAGGCTCAGGGTGGCATCCTCGACGACCTGATGGTGATTCCCCGGCAGCGCGCGGACAGGGCCGGGCAGGAGTTGTTCCTCATCGTCAACGCGGCCTGCAAGGCGCAGGACATCGCGCTGCTGCAGACCTTGTCGGATCGTTGCGAGGTGGTGCCGATGCCCGAGCAGGCCTTGCTGGCGCTGCAGGGGCCGCAGGCCGTGCCGACCTTCGCGCGCCTCGTTCCCCAGGCCGCCGATCTGATCTTCATGATGGGCGCGTGGATGGACGTGCCCGCAGCTGGCGGGCCGGTTCGAATTTTCGCCACGCGCAGCGGTTATACCGGCGAGGATGGTCTGGAGATTTCGGTGGCTGCGGCGGATGCCGATCGGCTCGCGCGGTTGCTGCTCTCGTTGCCCGAGGTGAAGCCCATTGGCCTGGGCGCCCGCGACACCCTGCGCCTCGAAGCCGGTCTGTGTCTTTACGGCCACGATATCGACGTCTCGACGACGCCGGTCGAGGCGGGTCTGACCTGGGCGATTCAGAAGGTGCGACGCACCGGCGGCGCACGCGCCGGGGGTTTTCCGGGTGCCGACATCATTCTGTCGCAGATCGACAACCCGACGCTGGCACCCCGACGCCGCATCGGCCTGATTGGCCTGGACCGCACGCCCGTGCGCGAGGGCGTCGATCTGCTCGCCGCCGACGGTCGTCACGCGGGCCGTGTGACCAGCGGCAGCTTCGCGCCGAGCGCGGGTGGCCCGGTGGCGATGGCCTACGTCACCGCCGAGTTCGCCGTCCCCGGCGGCACGCTGTATGCGCAGGTGCGCGGACGCGCCGTACCCATGCAGTTGCAACCCATGCCCTTCGTCCCGCATCGCTATTGGCGTGGTTGA
- a CDS encoding L-serine ammonia-lyase: protein MAVSVFDLFKVGIGPSSSHTVGPMRAAHLFVEHLRHAGLLDRAARLICALHGSLGATGKGHGSDTAVMLGLMGEAPDTVDVDSVPRKMAALRSQHRLALPGGPVLDFDPVRDIVFHALQPLPMHANGLRFTAFDAQGAELAQRVYYSVGGGFVVSEQLAADGSRQQAIAPDTTVLPLPFHSGAELLVLARQHGSIAAVMRINERHWRDDADIDSGLLAIWRVMQACVARGCATEGALPGWLKVRRRAADWYRRLGGALPVPAEGVQLPQGAQSDPLQLLDWVNLFALAVNEENAAGGRVVTAPTNGAAGIIPAVLHYYTRFVPGASDAGVADFLLTAGAIGLLYKENASISGAEVGCQGEVGVACSMAAGALCAVLGGTPEQVENAAEIGMEHHLGLTCDPVGGLVQVPCIERNAMASVQALNAARMALNGDGQHIVSLDQVIKTMRDTGADMQTKYKETARGGLAVNIVEC, encoded by the coding sequence ATGGCCGTCTCGGTGTTCGATCTGTTCAAGGTGGGCATCGGCCCCAGCAGCTCGCACACCGTGGGGCCGATGCGGGCCGCGCATCTGTTCGTCGAACACCTGCGGCATGCCGGCCTGCTCGATCGCGCCGCACGCCTGATCTGCGCGTTGCATGGCTCGCTCGGCGCCACCGGCAAGGGCCATGGCAGCGACACCGCCGTGATGCTCGGCCTCATGGGCGAGGCGCCCGACACGGTCGATGTCGACAGCGTGCCGCGCAAGATGGCCGCTTTGCGCTCGCAACACCGACTGGCGCTGCCTGGCGGGCCGGTGCTCGATTTCGACCCCGTGCGCGACATCGTCTTCCACGCCCTGCAGCCTCTGCCGATGCATGCCAACGGCCTGCGTTTCACCGCCTTCGATGCGCAAGGCGCCGAGCTTGCGCAGCGGGTGTATTACTCGGTCGGCGGCGGCTTCGTGGTGAGCGAACAACTCGCCGCCGATGGCAGTCGCCAACAGGCCATTGCGCCCGATACCACGGTACTTCCGCTGCCTTTCCATAGCGGGGCCGAACTGCTGGTTCTGGCCCGCCAGCACGGCAGCATCGCCGCCGTCATGCGCATCAACGAACGCCACTGGCGCGACGACGCCGACATCGATTCGGGCCTGCTTGCCATCTGGCGGGTGATGCAGGCCTGCGTGGCGCGCGGCTGCGCGACCGAGGGCGCCTTGCCCGGCTGGCTGAAGGTGCGCCGTCGTGCGGCCGACTGGTATCGCCGCCTCGGGGGCGCGCTGCCGGTACCGGCCGAAGGCGTGCAGTTGCCGCAGGGCGCGCAGTCCGATCCGCTGCAACTGCTCGACTGGGTCAATCTGTTCGCCCTGGCCGTCAACGAAGAAAACGCCGCCGGCGGCCGCGTGGTCACCGCGCCGACCAATGGCGCCGCGGGCATCATCCCCGCCGTGCTGCATTACTACACCCGCTTTGTGCCCGGCGCGAGCGATGCCGGAGTGGCCGATTTCCTGCTCACCGCGGGCGCCATCGGCCTGCTCTACAAGGAGAATGCGTCGATCAGCGGCGCCGAGGTCGGCTGCCAGGGCGAGGTCGGCGTGGCCTGCTCGATGGCGGCGGGCGCCCTCTGCGCCGTGCTCGGCGGTACGCCCGAACAGGTGGAGAACGCTGCCGAGATCGGCATGGAACACCACCTCGGCCTGACCTGCGACCCCGTCGGCGGCCTGGTGCAAGTGCCCTGCATCGAACGCAACGCCATGGCCTCGGTGCAGGCGCTCAACGCCGCACGCATGGCGCTCAACGGCGATGGCCAGCACATCGTTTCGCTCGATCAGGTCATCAAGACCATGCGCGACACCGGCGCCGACATGCAGACCAAGTACAAGGAAACCGCCCGGGGCGGGCTGGCGGTCAACATCGTCGAGTGCTGA